The Micromonospora sp. WMMD961 genome has a segment encoding these proteins:
- a CDS encoding GDSL-type esterase/lipase family protein, producing MSTPKRWHVVAAAAALLVTGAPAVVASAGPSGTAAGRPDRFEWAGSWATAVTRGNSVGLTNTGLNDQSVRMVVHVSVGGPALRVRLSNLYGEQAVTVGRATVARPNTATADDLSDIDPASLRPLTFTGAASATMNRGAELLSDPLAFPVADDSDLVVTLHFPTPTGPTTFHGQSQQANFIGAGDLTGAAEGSGFTTRPTCCWFFLSGVDVQRKATPGALVVLSDSIGDGNGSTVNANRRWPDLLSDRLLAARPDARTPGVLNLSLAGNRLNHEGTEPGDGNYPGYYQLGPNAAARLNEDVFPQTGVRTVVTHLGINDIWMSNDSPEAIIATLRQINQQVQQRGLTSLVATLTPYEGHGAPGVWTAQKEATRQAVNTYLRGSREFDGLLDFDRVLRDPARPSALLPAYDSGDHIHPNDAGNQALADAVPLRLLNL from the coding sequence ATGTCGACCCCGAAGAGATGGCATGTCGTCGCCGCCGCGGCTGCGTTACTGGTCACCGGAGCACCCGCCGTCGTCGCCAGCGCCGGCCCATCCGGGACCGCCGCCGGCCGGCCCGACCGTTTCGAATGGGCGGGTAGCTGGGCTACGGCGGTCACCCGCGGAAACTCCGTCGGGCTGACCAACACCGGCCTCAACGACCAGAGCGTCCGGATGGTCGTGCACGTCTCGGTGGGCGGCCCGGCACTGCGGGTCCGCCTGAGCAACCTCTACGGCGAGCAGGCGGTCACCGTCGGCCGGGCCACCGTCGCCCGACCCAACACCGCCACCGCCGACGACCTCTCCGACATCGACCCGGCCTCGCTGCGCCCGCTGACCTTCACCGGCGCCGCCTCGGCGACCATGAACCGGGGCGCCGAGCTGCTCAGCGACCCGTTGGCGTTCCCGGTCGCGGACGACAGCGACCTGGTGGTCACGCTGCACTTCCCGACGCCGACCGGCCCGACCACCTTCCACGGGCAGTCCCAGCAGGCCAACTTCATCGGCGCCGGCGACCTGACCGGGGCCGCCGAGGGCAGCGGGTTCACCACCCGCCCCACCTGCTGCTGGTTCTTCCTCTCCGGCGTCGACGTGCAGCGCAAGGCGACCCCGGGCGCGCTGGTGGTGCTCAGCGACTCCATCGGCGACGGCAACGGCAGCACCGTCAACGCCAACCGGCGCTGGCCCGACCTGCTGTCCGACCGGCTGCTCGCCGCCCGACCGGACGCGCGCACCCCCGGTGTGCTCAACCTCAGCCTGGCCGGCAACCGCCTCAACCACGAGGGCACCGAGCCGGGCGACGGCAACTACCCCGGCTACTACCAGCTCGGCCCGAACGCGGCGGCCCGCCTCAACGAGGACGTCTTTCCCCAGACCGGGGTGCGCACCGTCGTCACCCACCTGGGCATCAACGACATCTGGATGTCCAACGACTCACCCGAGGCGATCATCGCCACCCTTCGTCAGATCAACCAGCAGGTCCAGCAGCGCGGGCTGACCAGTCTGGTGGCGACGCTGACCCCGTACGAGGGGCACGGGGCGCCCGGCGTGTGGACCGCGCAGAAGGAGGCCACCCGCCAGGCGGTCAACACGTACCTGCGGGGCAGCCGGGAGTTCGACGGGCTGCTCGACTTCGACCGGGTGCTGCGCGACCCGGCCCGGCCCAGCGCGCTGCTGCCCGCGTACGACTCGGGTGACCACATCCACCCGAACGACGCCGGCAACCAGGCCCTCGCCGACGCGGTGCCGCTGCGGCTGCTGAATCTGTGA
- a CDS encoding cytochrome P450 — protein MTVQELLTGLYSEEGRQDPYPWYAGLHRLGPVSAVPPRAEHKTVAAVAVGYDVIDEVLRDPEWTKQPPPGWQEQEILRTFQTSMMFVNPPDHTRMRHVFSRTFTPRRLGALEPVILRVVDDLLDRMADAGDGVVDFVADFAYPIPALVMAEFIGIPAGDLAWYRERVDWIDEFLDVAGKTPQRLAAANTAAQELRAFYRELLAHRRRVPGDDLLSGLVEAVDSGEVELTEDELISNLIVLFNASFVTTVYMFSNGLPLLLAHPETVAALPTDDTLTQGCVDEVLRLASPVHFLARAAPSDTELGGVPVARDDNVLIIIGAANRDPARFPDPDVFDPTRPGPPSLAFGVGLHFCLGAAVSRLEGRLALPRLFARFPRLTVTETPTYSGSLFLRGIDKLLVSTGG, from the coding sequence GTGACGGTGCAGGAATTGCTCACCGGCCTGTACAGCGAAGAGGGCCGACAGGATCCCTATCCGTGGTATGCCGGGCTGCACCGGCTCGGCCCGGTCAGCGCGGTGCCGCCCCGCGCCGAGCACAAGACGGTGGCGGCGGTGGCGGTCGGCTACGACGTGATCGACGAGGTGTTACGCGACCCGGAGTGGACCAAGCAGCCGCCGCCGGGCTGGCAGGAACAGGAGATCCTGCGCACCTTCCAGACCTCGATGATGTTCGTGAACCCACCCGACCACACCCGAATGCGGCACGTGTTCTCCCGCACCTTCACCCCGCGTCGGCTGGGCGCGCTGGAACCGGTGATCCTGCGGGTCGTCGACGATCTGCTGGACCGGATGGCCGACGCCGGCGACGGCGTGGTGGACTTCGTGGCGGATTTCGCGTACCCGATCCCGGCGCTGGTGATGGCCGAGTTCATCGGCATCCCGGCGGGGGATCTGGCCTGGTACCGCGAGCGGGTGGACTGGATCGACGAGTTCCTCGACGTCGCCGGGAAGACGCCGCAGCGGCTGGCCGCCGCCAACACCGCGGCGCAGGAGCTGCGGGCGTTCTACCGGGAGCTGCTGGCGCACCGCCGCAGGGTGCCCGGGGACGACCTGCTCAGCGGCCTGGTGGAGGCCGTCGACTCGGGTGAGGTGGAGCTGACCGAGGACGAGTTGATCAGCAATCTGATCGTGCTGTTCAACGCCAGCTTCGTCACCACCGTCTACATGTTCAGCAACGGCCTGCCGCTGCTGCTGGCCCACCCGGAGACGGTCGCCGCGCTGCCCACCGACGACACGCTGACCCAGGGCTGCGTCGACGAGGTGCTGCGGTTGGCCAGCCCGGTGCACTTCCTGGCCCGGGCCGCGCCGAGCGACACCGAACTGGGCGGTGTGCCGGTCGCCCGGGACGACAACGTGCTGATCATCATCGGGGCGGCCAACCGGGACCCCGCACGCTTCCCGGATCCGGACGTCTTCGACCCGACCCGACCCGGCCCGCCGTCGCTGGCCTTCGGGGTGGGGCTGCACTTCTGCCTCGGCGCGGCGGTGTCCCGGTTGGAGGGACGGCTCGCGCTGCCCCGACTGTTCGCCCGTTTCCCGAGGCTGACCGTCACCGAGACGCCCACGTACAGCGGCAGTCTGTTCCTGCGCGGCATCGACAAGCTGCTCGTCAGCACCGGCGGATAG
- a CDS encoding trypsin-like serine protease — MRLTRIRLAKGAALLAVTVVAGTTISSTAQAVSGVSPVPSGTYLFTAKIQSDLGACSAALVDPTWVVTTAECLTSEGQPVVAGPPTRPTTVTVGRTDLTATAGHVMSVTSLVPHPSRNVVLAQLERPATGVTPISLGAAATTGEQLMAAGFGRTASEWVPDKLHAGAFTVTSTVGTTVTVDGSDTATSLCKGDAGGPLVRVGSGAPELVALHDRSWQGGCLAETETRRTATEVRVDDLGSWIAQNTRNSYVALNPGGALLDTRSGVGGTTGPRTGAVTTDFQALGVGGVPSTGVTAVLVDVTAIRPTKDVYLTLYPQGSPRPTNSSLNASTGETISTTQVVKVGPTGKLSVYHQGGSTDILVDVHGYFTNTGGGGLVAVKHTHMVDTRDGTGTTTGTVPTNGSRTFTLTGGVIPAGATSALLDVVVANAAHGGYLSAYATGGAADPSSVMDYVAGFTSQGLSVKLSSAGQVTFVNRGPAVHLVIRVQGYVAASPTQGADLRVTEPTPVADTRANGGAPLKAKGELFLNLNTALGIPENAMDGALISVTAVHPTANGFLTVEKDGLFAYTNPGGPVVGNTSVSNFAAGHLARTTMVVTRVGRDTGQLGDGRPGMIRILNASSGTVHVVVTLHGWFNKPAGTV; from the coding sequence ATGCGTCTCACGCGCATTCGCCTGGCGAAGGGGGCGGCGTTACTCGCCGTCACCGTCGTCGCGGGCACGACCATCAGTTCCACCGCGCAGGCGGTGAGCGGTGTCAGCCCGGTGCCCTCGGGCACCTACCTGTTCACCGCCAAGATCCAAAGTGACCTCGGGGCCTGCTCCGCCGCCCTGGTCGACCCCACCTGGGTGGTCACCACCGCCGAGTGCCTCACCAGCGAGGGACAACCCGTCGTCGCGGGGCCACCGACGCGCCCGACGACCGTCACGGTCGGACGGACGGACCTGACCGCCACCGCGGGCCACGTCATGAGCGTCACCTCGCTGGTGCCGCACCCCTCTCGCAACGTGGTGCTCGCCCAACTCGAACGACCGGCGACAGGTGTCACGCCGATCTCCCTCGGCGCGGCGGCGACGACCGGCGAGCAGCTCATGGCCGCCGGCTTCGGCCGTACCGCCAGCGAGTGGGTGCCTGACAAGCTGCACGCCGGCGCCTTCACCGTCACCAGCACTGTCGGCACGACCGTCACCGTCGACGGCAGTGACACCGCCACCAGCCTGTGCAAGGGCGATGCCGGCGGCCCGCTGGTGCGGGTCGGCTCGGGCGCCCCCGAACTGGTCGCCCTGCACGACCGCTCCTGGCAGGGCGGCTGCCTCGCGGAGACCGAGACCCGTCGCACCGCCACCGAGGTCCGGGTCGACGACCTCGGGTCCTGGATCGCCCAGAACACCCGCAACAGCTACGTGGCGCTCAATCCCGGCGGGGCTCTGTTGGACACGCGCAGCGGCGTCGGCGGCACCACGGGCCCGCGTACCGGTGCGGTCACCACCGACTTCCAGGCGCTCGGGGTCGGCGGTGTCCCCTCCACCGGGGTCACCGCCGTCCTGGTGGACGTCACGGCGATCAGGCCGACCAAAGACGTCTACCTGACCCTGTACCCGCAGGGGTCGCCCCGACCGACCAACTCCTCACTGAACGCCTCCACCGGCGAGACGATCTCCACCACGCAGGTGGTCAAGGTCGGACCCACCGGCAAGCTTTCGGTGTACCACCAGGGCGGCAGCACGGACATCCTCGTCGACGTGCACGGCTACTTCACCAACACCGGGGGCGGCGGCCTCGTCGCGGTGAAGCACACCCACATGGTGGACACCCGCGACGGCACCGGCACCACCACCGGCACCGTCCCCACCAACGGCAGCCGCACGTTCACCCTGACCGGCGGCGTCATCCCGGCCGGAGCGACCAGTGCACTGCTCGACGTCGTCGTCGCCAACGCCGCCCACGGCGGCTACCTCAGCGCGTACGCGACGGGTGGCGCCGCCGACCCGAGCAGCGTGATGGACTACGTCGCCGGGTTCACCTCACAGGGTCTCTCGGTCAAGCTCTCGTCTGCGGGTCAGGTCACCTTCGTGAACCGGGGTCCGGCCGTGCACCTGGTGATCAGGGTGCAGGGTTACGTCGCGGCATCCCCGACCCAGGGTGCGGATCTGCGGGTCACGGAGCCCACCCCGGTGGCGGACACCCGGGCCAACGGCGGGGCCCCGCTCAAGGCGAAGGGCGAGCTGTTCCTCAACCTCAACACCGCCCTCGGCATTCCGGAGAACGCGATGGACGGCGCGCTCATCTCGGTGACGGCGGTCCACCCCACCGCGAACGGGTTCCTCACCGTCGAGAAGGACGGGCTGTTCGCGTACACCAACCCGGGCGGGCCGGTCGTGGGCAACACGTCGGTGTCGAACTTCGCTGCCGGTCACCTCGCCCGCACCACGATGGTGGTGACCAGGGTCGGCCGGGACACCGGCCAGCTCGGTGACGGCCGGCCCGGCATGATCAGGATCCTGAACGCCAGCAGCGGCACCGTGCACGTGGTGGTGACCCTGCACGGCTGGTTCAACAAGCCGGCCGGCACCGTTTGA
- a CDS encoding transketolase C-terminal domain-containing protein — protein sequence MPRLSYRRALTRALADELARDEAVFLLGEDVQVGASMVTTGLAKRFGADRVRDTPLSEQAFTSFATGAALAGLRPVVEFQIPSLLFLVFEQIVNHAHKFPLMTGGQCAVPVTYLVPGSGSRTGWAGQHSDHPYSLFAHVGVVTVVPATPADAYGLLVTAIRHDDPVVVFAPAGAMDVRDDVDDLAPVPLGRGRIHRFGDDVTVVAIGHLVHDALAVAEEMADQVSVEVFDPRTLYPFDIDGLVESVARTGRLVVFDDGNRSCGIAAEIITSVLERVRLLAPPRRVTRPDGAVLPFAPALDRAVQPGRDQLATAIHLTTKDTS from the coding sequence GTGCCGCGACTGTCGTACCGGCGGGCGCTCACCCGGGCCCTCGCCGACGAGTTGGCCCGCGACGAGGCGGTGTTCCTGCTCGGCGAGGACGTCCAGGTCGGGGCGTCGATGGTGACCACCGGGCTGGCCAAGCGGTTCGGTGCCGACCGGGTCCGCGACACCCCGTTGTCCGAACAGGCGTTCACCAGCTTCGCCACCGGGGCGGCGCTGGCCGGGCTGCGGCCGGTGGTCGAGTTCCAGATCCCGTCGCTGCTGTTCCTGGTCTTCGAGCAGATCGTCAACCACGCGCACAAGTTCCCGCTGATGACCGGCGGGCAGTGCGCGGTGCCGGTCACCTACCTGGTGCCCGGCTCGGGGTCACGCACCGGCTGGGCCGGGCAGCACTCCGACCACCCGTACAGCCTCTTCGCCCACGTCGGTGTGGTCACCGTCGTACCGGCCACCCCGGCCGACGCGTACGGGCTGCTGGTCACCGCGATCCGGCACGACGACCCGGTGGTGGTGTTCGCCCCCGCCGGCGCGATGGACGTCCGCGACGACGTCGACGACCTGGCGCCGGTGCCGCTGGGCCGGGGTCGCATCCACCGCTTCGGCGACGACGTCACGGTGGTCGCCATCGGGCACCTGGTGCACGACGCGCTCGCCGTCGCCGAGGAGATGGCCGACCAGGTGTCGGTTGAGGTGTTCGACCCGCGCACCCTGTACCCGTTCGACATCGACGGTCTCGTCGAGTCGGTGGCCCGCACCGGACGCCTCGTCGTGTTCGACGACGGCAACCGGTCCTGCGGGATCGCCGCCGAGATCATCACCTCGGTGCTGGAGCGGGTGCGACTGCTCGCCCCGCCGCGCCGGGTCACCCGCCCGGACGGCGCGGTGCTGCCGTTCGCGCCGGCCCTGGACCGGGCCGTGCAACCCGGCCGGGACCAGCTCGCCACCGCCATCCACCTGACCACGAAGGACACATCATGA
- a CDS encoding SGNH/GDSL hydrolase family protein yields MASTLTEATDPYCLREGESAALLRGHGWHRFVVLGDSVAEGSCEPTTGYSAQQWADRIATELDAARPGLAYLNLGRSGLRAHEVRATQLAPALAFGPDLALVVCGGNDAFRSRYDADGVDAELTAMIVALQQAGADVITVGMFDVSYSPAVPEAVRPGLRERMRRLSTHTARLAERLGTVHVHLTDHPLTADPTLYSTDGRHGSARSDAIATAETLRVLSAHRP; encoded by the coding sequence ATGGCATCGACGTTGACCGAAGCGACGGATCCGTACTGCCTGCGAGAGGGTGAGAGCGCCGCCCTACTGCGCGGGCACGGGTGGCACCGCTTCGTCGTGCTGGGTGACAGCGTGGCCGAGGGCAGTTGCGAACCCACCACCGGCTACTCCGCGCAGCAGTGGGCCGACCGGATCGCCACCGAGCTGGACGCCGCCCGCCCGGGTCTGGCGTACCTCAATCTGGGCCGCAGTGGGCTGCGCGCGCACGAGGTCCGCGCCACCCAGTTGGCCCCGGCTCTGGCGTTCGGCCCGGACCTGGCACTGGTGGTGTGCGGCGGCAACGACGCCTTCCGGTCCCGCTACGACGCGGACGGTGTCGACGCGGAGCTGACCGCCATGATCGTCGCCCTCCAGCAGGCCGGCGCGGACGTGATCACGGTGGGCATGTTCGACGTGTCGTACAGCCCGGCGGTGCCGGAGGCGGTACGCCCCGGTCTGCGGGAGCGGATGCGCCGCCTGTCCACGCACACCGCGCGACTCGCCGAGCGCCTGGGCACAGTGCACGTGCACCTCACCGACCACCCGCTGACGGCCGATCCGACCCTCTACAGCACCGACGGCCGCCACGGCAGCGCCCGCAGCGACGCGATCGCCACCGCCGAAACCCTCCGCGTCCTGTCCGCCCACCGTCCCTGA
- a CDS encoding MmcQ/YjbR family DNA-binding protein has product MPRWEDVRRIALALPETTESPSYDGLPAWRVRGKMFVWERPLRRADLDALGDTAPDGPLLGVRVIDLGVKEALLADDPSTYLTTAHLDGYPAVLVQLDRISLAELTEVVTEAWYARAPKRLAAAHRANQGPTGG; this is encoded by the coding sequence ATGCCCCGCTGGGAGGACGTACGCCGGATCGCACTCGCGTTGCCGGAGACCACCGAAAGCCCGTCCTACGACGGGCTGCCGGCCTGGCGGGTCCGGGGCAAGATGTTCGTCTGGGAGCGACCGCTGCGGCGCGCGGACCTCGACGCCCTCGGCGACACCGCCCCCGACGGCCCTCTCCTCGGCGTCCGGGTGATCGACCTCGGCGTCAAGGAAGCCCTGCTCGCCGACGACCCGTCGACCTACCTCACCACTGCGCACCTCGACGGCTACCCGGCCGTGCTGGTCCAGCTCGACCGGATCAGCCTGGCCGAGCTGACCGAGGTGGTCACCGAGGCGTGGTACGCCCGCGCCCCGAAACGGCTCGCCGCCGCCCACCGCGCCAACCAGGGGCCCACCGGCGGCTAG
- a CDS encoding AMP-binding protein — protein MTDEPGHTTTYVDRALDLFTEFGDREALVGGGRRLSYTEAAALVRSMAATLTRHGVRPGAAVLVTAANAVEGPLLQLALHLIGCRTMWVAPVTSRREVDEFIRLARPGALVYDARDSASLGPDLAAALPDTPVCCLGAGGAGPDLTAPAEVAELPAPGAAPESFLQTSGTTGSPKLVHHRESFYAQILTLAADFRAAGFPLLRHLSHSPMWLASGQITTLFNLFTGGVLFLRDDWDPVAFVDTVQRERINSTFVTPPMLYEVLDHPALVGADFSAMFMFNVGAGPAAPARLRQAIARFGPVLRIVYGLSEAVVITALPGLTDDPEHPQRLQSCGRPYGDVRIEIRDDDGAVLPSGHDGEVWVHTRLSFAGYHGQPELTAQTLVDGWVRTRDIGHLDDDGYLYLVDRAHDMIVTHRRNWAIFCRPIEDVLAGHPQVRAAAVIGVPDDTVGEVPYAYVVRAPGATVTGAELIDLVTAELNEMWAPAAVEFVDRLPVNRSVKVDKRALRERYAARRAAAVGA, from the coding sequence ATGACTGACGAACCCGGTCACACGACGACCTACGTGGACAGGGCTCTGGATCTCTTCACCGAATTCGGTGACCGGGAGGCGCTGGTCGGAGGGGGCCGCCGCCTCAGCTACACCGAGGCCGCCGCGCTGGTGCGGTCGATGGCCGCGACGCTCACCCGGCACGGCGTACGCCCGGGTGCGGCGGTGCTGGTGACCGCCGCGAACGCGGTCGAGGGTCCGTTGCTCCAGCTCGCCCTGCACCTGATCGGCTGCCGGACGATGTGGGTCGCCCCGGTCACGTCCCGCCGGGAGGTCGACGAGTTCATCCGCCTGGCCCGCCCGGGCGCCCTGGTCTACGACGCCCGGGATTCGGCCAGCCTCGGGCCGGACCTGGCCGCCGCGCTGCCCGACACGCCGGTGTGCTGCCTGGGCGCGGGCGGCGCCGGCCCGGACCTCACTGCGCCCGCCGAGGTCGCGGAGCTGCCGGCGCCCGGGGCGGCGCCGGAGTCGTTCCTGCAGACCAGCGGCACGACCGGCAGCCCCAAACTGGTGCACCACCGGGAGAGCTTCTACGCCCAGATCCTCACCCTGGCCGCCGACTTCCGCGCCGCCGGCTTCCCGCTGCTGCGGCACCTGTCGCACTCACCGATGTGGCTGGCCAGCGGGCAGATCACCACCCTGTTCAACCTGTTCACCGGTGGGGTGCTGTTCCTGCGCGACGACTGGGACCCGGTGGCCTTCGTGGACACCGTGCAGCGGGAGCGGATCAACTCCACCTTCGTCACCCCGCCGATGCTCTACGAGGTGCTGGACCACCCGGCGCTGGTCGGTGCGGACTTCTCCGCGATGTTCATGTTCAACGTGGGCGCCGGGCCTGCCGCGCCCGCCCGGCTGCGCCAGGCCATCGCGCGGTTCGGCCCGGTGCTGCGCATCGTGTACGGCCTCAGCGAAGCCGTCGTGATCACCGCGCTGCCCGGGTTGACCGACGACCCGGAACACCCGCAGCGGCTGCAATCCTGTGGCCGCCCCTACGGTGACGTGCGGATCGAGATCCGCGACGACGACGGCGCGGTGCTGCCCAGCGGACACGACGGTGAGGTGTGGGTGCACACCCGGCTGAGCTTCGCCGGCTACCACGGCCAGCCGGAGCTGACCGCGCAGACGCTCGTCGACGGCTGGGTGCGTACCCGCGACATCGGTCACCTGGACGACGACGGCTACCTCTACCTGGTCGACCGGGCACACGACATGATCGTCACGCACCGGCGGAACTGGGCGATCTTCTGCCGCCCGATCGAGGACGTGCTGGCCGGGCACCCCCAGGTACGCGCCGCCGCGGTGATCGGCGTACCGGACGACACGGTCGGCGAGGTGCCGTACGCGTACGTGGTGCGCGCCCCGGGCGCGACGGTGACCGGGGCGGAGCTGATCGACCTGGTGACCGCCGAACTCAACGAGATGTGGGCGCCGGCCGCTGTCGAGTTCGTCGACCGGTTGCCGGTGAACCGGTCGGTGAAGGTGGACAAACGGGCGCTGCGTGAGCGGTACGCGGCGCGGCGGGCGGCGGCGGTCGGGGCGTGA
- a CDS encoding sialidase family protein, whose amino-acid sequence MTSSPTRRSTAEVAAVHRIGDSAPHSAFTDLVRYAGNWFCAFREARTHLSDDGVIRVLTSVDGRSWTSAAVLRQAGVDLRDPRFVTRPDGRLQLLAAAATGETTKTFQTVTWHSGDGRAWGDPVPVGEPGVWVWRAAWHDGAMYGVGYATREPRFARLYRSTDGVDLQPWVPVLYEGGYPNESGLVFTPDGSAFCLLRRDGPEATAQLGRALPPYRDWSWTDLDVQVGGPALLRLPDGRLLAGVRLHDGEVRTAICSVDPDRGELTELVALPSGGDTSYPGLVWHDDLLWVSYYSSHEERTSVYLAEVRLTD is encoded by the coding sequence ATGACGTCGTCACCGACCCGCCGCAGCACCGCCGAGGTCGCCGCCGTCCACCGGATCGGCGACAGCGCCCCGCACAGCGCGTTCACCGACCTCGTCCGGTACGCCGGGAACTGGTTCTGCGCCTTCCGTGAGGCACGGACCCATCTCAGCGACGACGGGGTGATCCGGGTGCTGACGTCGGTCGACGGGCGATCGTGGACGTCCGCCGCCGTCCTGCGGCAGGCCGGCGTCGACCTGCGCGACCCGCGCTTCGTCACCCGGCCGGACGGTCGGCTGCAACTGCTGGCGGCGGCGGCCACCGGTGAGACCACCAAGACGTTCCAGACGGTGACCTGGCACTCCGGCGACGGGCGCGCCTGGGGCGACCCGGTCCCGGTGGGAGAACCAGGTGTCTGGGTGTGGCGGGCGGCCTGGCACGACGGCGCGATGTACGGCGTCGGCTACGCCACCCGGGAGCCGCGGTTCGCCCGGCTCTACCGCAGCACCGACGGCGTCGACCTCCAACCGTGGGTGCCGGTGCTGTACGAGGGCGGCTACCCCAACGAGTCGGGGCTCGTCTTCACCCCGGACGGCAGCGCCTTCTGCCTGCTACGCCGCGACGGGCCCGAGGCCACCGCGCAACTCGGTCGGGCACTGCCGCCGTACCGGGACTGGAGCTGGACCGACCTGGACGTCCAGGTGGGTGGGCCGGCGCTGCTGCGGCTGCCGGACGGTCGCCTGCTGGCCGGGGTACGGCTGCACGACGGCGAGGTCCGCACCGCGATCTGCTCCGTCGACCCGGACCGGGGTGAGCTGACCGAACTGGTCGCCCTGCCCTCCGGCGGCGACACCAGCTATCCCGGCCTCGTCTGGCACGACGACCTGCTGTGGGTCAGCTACTACTCCTCGCACGAAGAGCGGACCTCCGTCTACCTGGCGGAAGTCCGGTTGACGGATTAA
- a CDS encoding MFS transporter, with the protein MTPRRQLVVLVGADLISNLGTRISVVTIPWLVLVSTGSPTKMGLVAFAETLPYLLSSALGTPWADRFGLRRTSILCDAGSAVAMVVVALTPWLGFAPLVVLVAVAGALRGIGDRVKHVMFRPVAEAAGVPLIRLTSAYDGLSRVVTLFGAAVGGVLIAVFGVTEAILIDAATFAVCALLIGVLVRPPGTPSPPGPPENYLRALRGGFGYLGRDRPLLGMLVVVSALNMVANASVAVYIPVWVARELHGPSGLGLVLAAFSAGALLGNVVFTALGPRLPRRLTFLVGALIAGTPRLVALAVSDDLPVVLVVTFLSGIGIAAVNPLLGVALYERVPAELQTRVIGIAGSLAFVGLPVGALLGGWSVDALDLTPALLLMAVFCLLVTASPLLARMTTPSRPTPAATTEDDRARR; encoded by the coding sequence GTGACGCCCCGCCGGCAACTGGTCGTCCTGGTCGGCGCGGACCTGATCTCCAACCTGGGCACCCGCATCTCGGTGGTGACGATCCCGTGGCTGGTGCTGGTCAGCACCGGCAGCCCGACCAAGATGGGCCTGGTCGCGTTCGCCGAGACCCTGCCGTACCTGCTGTCCAGCGCGTTGGGCACGCCGTGGGCGGACCGGTTCGGTCTGCGCCGCACGTCGATCCTTTGCGACGCGGGCAGCGCGGTGGCCATGGTGGTCGTCGCGCTGACCCCGTGGCTGGGCTTCGCGCCGCTGGTGGTCCTGGTGGCGGTGGCCGGCGCGCTGCGCGGCATCGGGGACCGGGTGAAGCACGTGATGTTCCGACCGGTCGCCGAGGCCGCCGGGGTGCCGCTGATCCGGCTGACCTCGGCGTACGACGGGCTGAGCCGGGTGGTGACCCTGTTCGGCGCCGCCGTGGGCGGTGTGTTGATCGCCGTGTTCGGGGTGACCGAGGCGATCCTCATCGACGCGGCCACCTTCGCCGTCTGCGCGCTGCTGATCGGCGTTCTGGTCCGTCCGCCGGGCACCCCGTCGCCACCAGGCCCGCCGGAGAACTACCTGCGTGCGCTGCGCGGCGGGTTCGGCTACCTGGGTCGGGACCGGCCGCTGCTCGGCATGCTGGTGGTCGTCTCGGCGCTGAACATGGTGGCCAACGCCAGCGTGGCGGTGTACATCCCGGTCTGGGTAGCCCGGGAGCTGCACGGGCCGAGTGGGCTGGGACTGGTGCTGGCGGCGTTCTCGGCGGGCGCGCTGCTGGGCAACGTGGTCTTCACCGCGCTCGGGCCGAGGCTGCCCCGTCGGTTGACGTTCCTGGTCGGCGCCCTGATCGCCGGCACACCCCGGCTGGTCGCCCTGGCGGTCAGCGACGACCTGCCGGTGGTGCTCGTCGTGACCTTCCTGTCCGGGATCGGCATCGCGGCGGTCAACCCGCTGCTCGGGGTGGCGCTCTACGAGCGGGTGCCGGCGGAGTTGCAGACCCGGGTGATCGGCATCGCCGGGTCGTTGGCCTTCGTCGGGTTGCCGGTCGGCGCGCTGCTCGGCGGCTGGTCGGTGGACGCGCTCGACCTCACCCCGGCACTGCTGCTGATGGCCGTGTTCTGCCTGCTGGTCACCGCGTCTCCCCTGCTGGCGCGGATGACCACACCGTCGCGCCCCACCCCCGCCGCGACCACCGAGGACGACCGGGCGCGGAGGTGA